The genomic interval TTTCTGGTGTGCTGCAATTTAACATTTCTCATGGGAATGGTTTTGCTGTTGATGTGAACCTTTTTTTTGGAgaaatatttaacatgaaaatggtTGGCACTCAAAATATCtagtatttgtttgtattttgacCCTGTCAATTGTTTTTGAGCAATGGAgatattactagggtgttgtaccgtgttagccattatggatgtatgAGCGATGGAGAGAAACCATGAATTCACTGATGAGGAGCCTTGACATATCTGCTCTCCAGCCGGGTGTGTAGATTTGCTGCTAGTGAAAGTTACTAGCATTTGTAGAAAGTTGTGTGATACCCTGGGCTGCGTATTCTCTGAAAAGATCTCATATACATGTTAGCACATCTGAAAAATTCACTGACAGTATAAAAAGCATACAAGATGAAaaagagttcaatgtttttaAAAGGGCAGAAATTATTCTTTGCACATGCAGACTGTCACTATGTGCCTGTTACCTAACTCTGCTTCTAAACCAAACTGTAGATAAGAAGATAAACACAAATAAAGAGATTTTACAATATCGAGCAGAAGCACAGGCGTTCAGACATTGAACATCTGAAACGGGTCGACCAATGATTAAGTAGGCCCGGCACTGCACCGCTGGTTAAATTCAAGTGATTTGATGAGCAGGACAGGGCAAGGAAGTCAAAGCTAAGTCAAATGAATGAGCGCTTTCTgccatttctttaacatttttttcttgtctttctaaGGTTTTGATGGACCTTGCGAAGaaacatccaaatctgttcctccaCAAGATGGGTatgatgtgtttttgttttccctaATACTCAGCCTTACCTTGACACTTCCTTCAAATGTAGAAATAGCTCCTAAAAGAGAATCAGCAGGCCATTTGACCTAGTGGTCAACAGATTATCCTGGAAAACTCAAAACTGTTGGTTCACCACTTAACTGTGTGACCAGTACTGTGCTCCAGGTCAGaaaacagggacacagctggGTTTGTGCGTTTTGCAACGTAATGTAATTGAAAGCTTCAACACAACAGTTAAATGTAACTGTAAGTGCCTGCTGCACTGTTGCATTGTGCCAAACTTGAAGCAGTTCCACCTACATGTCACGTTTCCTCTTCAGTTTTAGTGTGGTGTTAATGTCGGACACAAGATGTTCCTTCAAAACTCCAACGTTGTACTGACTCTTTTAAGTGGTAATGCTGGTCGTACATGTTGACTGGCTATGTGTCACACGTCAAGGAGTGAGTTCTAGAGCAAGGAACAAAGTACGAGTTTGGAGAAATAATCTGACATTACAGCTACAGTACTGCCTTTAACAGCTCCGAGCCTCTGCTGTTTTCAGAACAACTTGAGATGGCTGTCTTTCCAGACACAAAAGCAAGCTTAGTGGTGCTGCACCTGTACAATTTAAATACATTAATCTAACTAAACAATATGTCCAATTTGAGAGTCTCCTTGCAAAACATTTCCAATCAGAGTTTCCAAAGCAGTTGAATCCATCTCATGCACCTAAAGAAAAAGTGGCATGGTTACACTGAGACTCCCAGCTGGTCAAAACTCATGCTAGCAGATCAATAGTTGTATATAAATTGTGGGTGTGACTGGGGCTATTGATGcccactataataataataataataataataataataataataaagatttctttacatttatatagcgctttcctcactactcaaagcacttttcttAGTGAGTGGGTAGCCACTTCAACTACTACTAATGTgcagtatccacctggatgatgcgatggcagccattttgtgccagctattaggtggtgaagtggtgagagatagttaaCCAATTAGAGACAAGGGAAGATTAGGtgcccagaatgactaggccatggagggtaATTTAAACCAGAACACCAGGATGCACCCTTACAAAAGATGccaagggatcttttatgaccacagagagtcaggacctcagttgtacgcctcatctgaaggacggcgccatttttacaattttacatTGGGATGCACACAGAGACCACAGGGCAAGTGCCCCATGatgacctcaccaacacctcttccagcagctacTCaagtatgttttggttcattgtccaTTTGTACTTTGAAGCATTGTCCTATCAATTTTGCCGCATTTGACTGAATCTGAGCAGAATTCATCCCCtcacttctgccagcagtcatatcaacAATATGATAACAATATGTTAGTGCCTGACTTccaactgcctccaccatgtttcaagATGATGTGATATTCATCAAATCATGAGCcattttttctgttctccatACTCTGGTATATATTAATATTAGTTTCctttgttaaaagaaaattgTTCTGGAATGGAcaggcattttaaaatgttttctagcaAAGTCTAGTctatccttcctatgcttgaggtttaccagtggtttgcagcctgtggtaaaccctctgtcctTACTTTCATGaaatcttctcttgattgtagactttggcaatgatagtcTAACTCCCAGAGAGTTTTCTCATTTTGGCAAAGTTTTGTGaagggttcttcttcaccaagaacacaattctgcaatcatcttgcatagttgtcttctgtggtttccCAGGTCTTCTGGTGTggccgagttcaccagtgtgttatttctttttaagaatataccagatagttgatttgaccactcatCGTGTTTGTTATCTCTCTaaaaggtttgttttgttttttcagactattgatggactgtttttacttgcgtGGACaactcatattgagagttcatagtgacagcttccaaaaacAAATTCCACACATGGTATCAATCCCAGACCtgttacctgcttaatagttaatgaaataaagaggaaactgctcccacctggctatggaacagcttgtcagtcaaatgtccaaaacCTTTTGAGCCCCTAGAAATTTGGCtatggagaaaaatggcaatcatCCCTAAACGGAATAACAATAtatttggtaaaccccttaaattaacaCTGAAAGTCTACAATTCAATCACAtaataattgctttatttcaaatcctttGTGGAGGCGTAaagagacaaaattatgaaaattgtgtcactgtccaaatacttatggacctaactggaTATACCCTGTAAACGTTCCTCCTGCCATGCCACCAGACATCATTTAGATAAGAGATAGATTGTGATTTCTGTGAGGAACTGATAGTTCTGGACAACACTCAGCTCAGACCTTCACATCTCTGATGAATCATTTTTCTGTGTGATGTTCCAGACACTGCTGATCCAGACAGCATCAAGGAAGCAGCTACTCAGGTGGCATCCCAGCTTAACGGGAAAGGCTTGAACTTACTGATCAACAACGCGGGCATCAACTCTTACTGCACTCTGGAGAATTCTAACAGTGAGGAGATGATGTTTCTGTACAGCACCAATGTTGTGGGGCCCATGCTAGTGAGCAAAGTAAGCTATTACCACACATAGGAGGGCTTCTAATTCTAGCTAACATGGTATTAAGAAATATTCCTTCTACTATTTTTTTCCCTATAGATCTCTTGTTTGGCGTGATGGTATTGGGGCTGAgagtttttttcctctctttgtaTCAGTAAAGTTTAAATAAGGTGGTTAGCATGAATGAGGTGTTTGCCTCCTGTACCACAGATGTGGTTAGTCTTTGAGAGGAGATTCAGCTACCATGCATCTCACCAAACTGGACTGGCTGGGGTTATTGGTaagcctttatttttaataaacagtaataaacaACAACCATTCCACCATTCCACAGTATTTAAAGGATAATTTGACATTGTtcaatcaaagttatttcttcacaatcatcgTCTTTATTACTTTGCCACAAAAACTGTGCTCtacattgaaatgtgttttttataaagTGTAAAAATCGTTTCTcggttcttgcagcttacaatcaGTTTGAAGGGTACCACGTTAccaacttaccaaatacatccagtTTTCAAGGCAAGAATGTTATTGGATATTAATAtgcatcttgagattgcacaaATATTGTAAAACGGTATATCAACGTAGTTTAGGAAaggaataaaaaagtaaacaaactttttctgaaatttggccatttttaaagaaaaccagCTCTACACCTCATCTTGGCGACTATATAAATGACAAGAAATGGGcactaactactgtatataatacaatacaatttgcttttgtatagtgctctttatTGAGTGCTAGCTCCAAGCACTGCAACAAATTcttaggtaaaatgcaagtatagtcAGTTATTCTAgaacccgatatatcctaacacagggtcactgctggagccaatcccagccagcacagggcgcaaggcagaaacaaaccccgggcagggcgccagcccactacagggcacacacccccacacatcaagcacaatgtaggatcgccaatgcacctaacctttgcacagaaaccgaagcacccggaggaaacccacgcagacatggggagaacatgcaaactccaagcagggtggacccaggaagcgaacccaggtctccttactgcaaggcagcagcgctaccactgcaccaccataccgcccaaaatgcaagtatagattatactaattagtaaatacagaattagtacattataacaaaattgttaaaacacatagaaaacaaagtagaaactgatcaaCATAAATGGAAGCcatcaatatctgtccattaattaattgttgaactatggccagttgacaatggaggagattaaatttgtgagagagaaagtcaaagatAAAGATggagtcacagtcctggagacctcggccaactggctaggcattctatagtggagtctatGCTGGGCCATCCAATCAGATAAGAGAATCTTTCTtcaatgctcctttatctgagatgacttttccatagatAGGAGAACAGCTTGGCTGTAGAGCGGTGGCGTCAATTGCCCTATCAAGATACAGATAAGTGAAACAGAACAGACAAGtagcagtttataaatattatacagtattacttaCGTTTTGTACAATATTTGACTTATATTTTGTTACTCTTATTTTTATACAACTGAGTATCAAGCAGAGATGCAACATGCACAGCTAAACTCTACTctagctctactcagggtatgctaaactgaagtagtgagtcttcagtggGGATCTGAAAGCTGGGAGTGAAGGGACGCCTATTATATTAGCAggcaggtcattccacagtcctgtaactaaaagcttgaacGCCCACTGTTATTccattaatccttggaatcataaacagGCCAGCATCTGAAAAGctcaatgtgtgctctggtttgtaagtaatgataatttctGATAATTAAgtaggaccttggccatttaaggctttataagttaaaaggaggattttgaaatctaccttaaacttaactgggagtcagtgtaaggacttgaggacCGGGGTtatctttttgtattttctggttcgtgtaataattcctgcagcagcattttgaattaactgaaagctgcacaaAGAACAATTAAAATAGCCAGTGAAtaacgcattgcagtagtcagtcctacttgaaataaatggatgatttcatttctcagtatcctgcatatctggaaaacattactATCCCAACATTTTCAAAGcaataaattgataaattaaGTACATCAGAAATATATCACTTAGGGCAGTGTTTTCCAGTCTTTGCGGTGTCATGACAAAgtttttcacatgccagtgtgttTGCTACCCTCCAGGGGGAGGCCTCCCCCTCCATGAATTCAGCATGATCATctggtggagggggggggggggaatggagTGACCCCCTCGTTGAATAGAGTGCAATCACTAGAGAGTTAGATGACTCAAGCACAATTGTCAGTTCTTGCTGAACTGAGCATAATCATCAGAGCATAGGTTGGGGAGGTGGTCCAGGAATGGTTGTGATCCACCTGCAATGCTAACACTGAGAATCGAGTGGGATCATCGGTGCAGTGAAAGGAGATGAGTGGTTGTGGTGTGGTTgggaaaaaaagttgaaaaatgcTGACTTTTTACAGCCCACTGCAACCCACATCATAACCCACAATGACCAACTACCATTATAAACATTAGGAACTCACAACCCACCAGCAACACCCCACAACCCAACCATGAGTtgtgacccagtggttgagaaaagTTGTTTTACATAACAAGGTAGTATTAAAGATAATGGCTAAATTGTGCACTGATTCAGTAAAGCTAATGGCAATTCCAACTCAGTTAAACagtgacagaatgttgttgcAGTCAGCCTCATTCCCCCCAGTaaatagcatttttgttttttctgctttcagacacaagtagttctcattcatccaatcctttaactcactgacacagTTATTTAAGGACAGCATCGGAGAAATATTATTTGGTCTAAAAGAGAGCCATACGAGTGAAAATTTATGTAATGTTTTCTAACTATAAAAACAGTAAAGGCCCCATTACTGagtcctgcaggacaccatatttaacttctgagtataATGATAGAATACTataagcacatttctgtatgtactgaAATCCCTCcctgattccccccccccccccaaccttttCAATGGATTTATGCTTCCAGCCCCTGATCTTCAAGAGCCCTGCCCTTTCTCTCAACATTCTGTTTTCTGAGTACTCACCAACAGCATGAAAATTAAATTTGTCGATACTCCATAGGGGGCACCCACCTGCTTTTCCATCTGACACTGACACATTTTAAAGTGAGAGTATTATCAGAAAGAGGAGGCTGAACCCCTAATAAGTGCTGAAGCTAGTGACGCCCCTGAGTGTAACCCCATTTCAGTAGGAAAAGTTGATCCACAGTTCTGAAGAACAGCACAGCAACATGCAACCAGCCCAGGTTGGAGTGTGAGTCAGGaggagcaaacatgaagaaaggtATGAAAAATAGGTACAGTAAATGAGATGTTCTTTATTGTTACAATGTACAAACAACACTTGAACAGGCAAAAAGACACCAATCAGCAAAGCACAACATAAGCAAATGTATCCAAAACGTTAAACAGAAGCAGAATCCAAAAACAAACACTTCCTTcaaaaacactaaaatatttGAACAAGTGACGCAAAAAGAATGAGACTATTAGTCTCACAAAGTCTGATTACACTGACCCTTGTCATGCCTTGATTGCTACATTCATACAGCCTAGTGTTAGCAGTGGTAACTCTTGGGGCACCAAAATTATGTTGTGACCTCACTATGCCTAAATGTACAGCAActaaattagaaaatattttaaaatcaacaagTAAGACAtacaacatttttacaaattttgtcCAATCCTGACAGTGCCCAATGCATCTACATAACCTGCTGACCAACACTGGTCCATGTCTGACCCAGACTAGCATCAAATGTTTACTCCAAATACCAGCTGTAAAAAGATCAAAAAACAACAGATAAAGGAGTAGAGTCCTGTGGGAAGCCACTTTAAATGTCCAAGatctgtttaaagaaaagcaaaagaacaaaaaaataatcaaataggcACGAAGCAGCATTATGAGCAGTTTAAAAAAGCTTATCTGGCTGGGAGCTCCATCCTGGTAAAAAGCTGATCCAGTGAGCTCTCGGTTTAAACAGAAGCAACACATGAAGAGGCAAGGTTTATGGCATGAAAGCACAAGTGATGTCGGCCTTCTTCCTACAATTTCTTCTTCATTCAAAAGACAAAAACTGGCATGATGTTAGATTGTGCATTACTCAAAATCCCTCCAAAGCCCTGCTTTTTCACTTTGCCGGAGCCCTTAAAGAACTGCCAAAGCTTGCGCGACTGACACAGTATGGCTGCCTCTAATTATTTGCCTTCCAGGCAACCTTTTTCAGTTCTGTTCTTTCTCTTAAGATTGATTACAATGGACTAACAAATGCACAAGGCTCAATTATTGCTAAGACCAATTTTCTTTCTACCACTGATATAAAGTAGTCCTTAAGGAACACAAGGACAAACAGAAAAGCAGATGGACCTTCTTGATAAGCTCCATGATGATGGCCATCTGTCTCATTGTACAGACATACATTTAACAAAATGGGCTTTGTCTTAGTTAACTTAAGACTTTTATAGACCAATGCAGTGtatttccaatgtagttttttaaatttgtggCTATGGCATTCTTTACAGCATACATTAATGCAACATATATGTTTTGCTTTTATCGTTCACCTGCAGGCATTCCTACCCTTTTTGAAGATTGCAGcacaaagcagccacaaggaaGGGATGTTCTGTGGGAAAGCAGCAGTTATTAACATATCCTCCTTGTTTGGATCGATTCAGAAATGTTCAGAGACCTTCAGCATGGCACAGATGTACCCTTACCGCATCAGCAAGGTACAGTATGCAGTACAAGAGTCTTTAATAAAAAAGACTAAGACATTTTAAGACACTGGGCTAATAAGGCTAAGCttctttaatttttagatttatactgaagtacagtactataaataCGGTTGTACAGCAATGTGAAGGGGTGCCCAGCTGGCAAGATGTTACCAGAAGCAAAGGCATCATAATGATTGcataggagagagagagagagagagagagagagagagagagagagagagagagacagctgtCCTGGCAGCCTGagaggttctgctgaagccaaAGAGGGCAATTTAGGGGTGATATATGCACTACATACTACAAGCTTGTGCATTGGCCTCCAGGATGCTACAGGGAATGTGACCCGGTAAATGCCAATGCTGCTTGACATTTTCGTTGACCATAGAGGAAATGCCACAGTTGTCAACACTCTCTAGTTGCTAAAAGGCACACCACCCTGCGTGGGAATATATGGAACGTACCATAAATGTTTTAAAGCAGGCAGTTCAGCCACTCCCTTGGGATTTTGGCACTGGGCAAGTAAAGTCGTGGTCATGGGGAGCTGCTAGAAGGTGTTTAAAACGTTTCCCTTCATCATATGGGAGACTAGCTTTGGCCTAGGAACTGATTCTGGTGACTGTGACATATTTGGCACCATGGGGTCAGACCACCCAATCCAGCTACCTTTGCTCCATCAGAAATTCTAAAGAAATGTACAAATAtccctgtataaaaataaaatgcatgtgttttacattacagaaatgaactgaattaaaaattactGTTTGGTGAAATATGTAAAACTAGTCATGTTagcagaaaaagtttaaaaataagtgatatctcttgccctacatggaCCCTCAATGCCTTTACTTTACTGGCTCTCTTTCTGTTGAGTGCATtactgtaaagcctgcttctcatt from Erpetoichthys calabaricus chromosome 9, fErpCal1.3, whole genome shotgun sequence carries:
- the zgc:158868 gene encoding C-factor translates to MDPMKTSSVLVTGANRGLGLELVKQFLTSANPPDQIFATCRDPAGPGAQVLMDLAKKHPNLFLHKMDTADPDSIKEAATQVASQLNGKGLNLLINNAGINSYCTLENSNSEEMMFLYSTNVVGPMLVSKAFLPFLKIAAQSSHKEGMFCGKAAVINISSLFGSIQKCSETFSMAQMYPYRISKAALNMLTRCLSLDLQKENILCVAIHPGWVKTDMGGTQAPLEVSDSIQGMLRVLSSLTEKNTGQFLDWQGQQLPW